GGAAAAGCCCTGCCAACACTGGGGAAGCAGAGACGACTGACCCAGCCTGCCAGGACCTGCGAATCTGCCTGCCCTGGGCTTCATGTGGATTGAAGCTGTGTGTGTTTGGACAAGCTGCTGAACCTCTCTGAACTTTCATTTCCTCACTGCTGGGCACCTATCACCGGGCTGCTGAGAGCATCAGACACGGAAACAGGAGAGGCTGGAAGAGCAATGGGCCCACGTGGGGTCAAGGCCTTTCAGAACCCAGCTGGGGCGGGCCCGGGCATCGATGGGCGGGGCCTGGGCGACGAGGGGCGGGGCCAGTTGTGAGGGGGCGGGGTGTGGGCTATCAGGAGGCGGGGCCTGGAGTGGGGGGCGGAGTCCTGGCAGTGAGGGAGGAACCCGGGCACCAGGGGGCGGGACCTAGGCTTAAGTAggcggcagggggcggggcctgggcggcaggggcggggcctgggcggtGAGGCCCCCGAGGCGGGGGCGGGGTCTGTGTGACGAGGGGCTGATCGCCGTTCGACGCGCTCGGCGCTCGCGCGGGGCCTGCTCGGCGCTCGGCCGGCCTCCCTACGTACGGCGCGCGTCGCACTCGGAAGCTCCGGGCGGCGCCATCATGTCGACGGCCATGAACTTTGGGTCCAAGAGCTTCCAGCCGCGGCCCCCGGACAAGGGCAGCTTCCCGCTGGATCACTTCGGTGAGCGGCGGGAGGCCCAGACCCCGGCCCGGGCAAGCCGCGCAGCCGGGTGGGCCCCTGGCGTCCGCGCGGGgcgcaggtggggaaactgaggctcggctcagcccccctccccccgcccaggGCCTCTCCGCCGTGGTCGGGGGGTGGGAGCCGGACCAGGGAGGGCCCCTCAGGCTGGGGGCTGTGGTGTCACCAGCTGTCACCGTCGTCGAGTCCGCTCTTCGTAACCTCGGGGCTCGGACCCTGGGCCAAACCGGAAATGCCGCGGTCGCGCCCTTTGTGTTTGAGTCTTGGCTTCGGGCGAGCTCTGTGGAGGTTAGGGCTTTGAAATTGATGGGTTTCACACATTATTTCTAGATTGCTCTTTGTTTCCAGACACACAGCCAGGGTCCGCCGGGTGACACCGtgcgcccgcccccgccccgggtcTCCCCGCTGTGGGTGGGCTCGGCCCGGGGGTGGTTTTCTGCGCGTTTCTGGGGAAAACAGGCTCCGGAAGGAGATGCAGCGCTGCCGGGGGATTGGGAGGCTGCGGCGGGAACGCGTCCCGTTTGCACCTGTCGCAGAAGATGCTGTTCCTTCCTCGTTCCAGGCGAATGTAAGAGCTTTAAAGAGAAGTTCATGAAGTGCCTTCGCGACCGCAATTTTGAAAACGCTTTGTGCAGAAATGAATCCAAAGAATATCTGGAATGCAGGATGGAGAGGCAAGTACCCCCCCCAACAGCCGCGGcttctcccaccccccacctgtGCCACCAAAGCGTTTTGGCCCAGGGGTCAGGGCAGTAGCCTCTTCCCGGCCGCGGGCTCGGCCTCCGTGTTTCGGGGCTGCAGACCCTCTGGCGCCTGACATTGAGGCTCATCCGGGTGAATTGTGCCTAAGTCGATGGGCAGTCCCGGGACTTTTTCTTGAGCGACAGCGTTGTCCGCCAGTGCATTGCTTGGAGGATTTTCTCTCCAGATCTGGGAGCTTCAGACCCGTCATTAAGGTTTCGGGATCGTGCACGTACAGGTGCCGACTGAGTTAAAAGATGGGAGGGTTGTGGCACGCACTGCCTTTCTTTCACATTCTCAGACCGTAGAAATATGCATTCTGTGCTTTGTTCCGCCCAGACTCGGAGCTGTTAGGAATGTGACGGGGAGACAATGGCTGTTTAAGAAACAGTGAAAGATGAGGGACTCGTCCTGTCTCCACCAGGATTCACCAGGGCTCCCTTTTAAACAAGACAAACATGTTTCTAACTTGATCCGTTGAGATTTTACTTAAAGTCAGGACTGTTCTAACCCTTAATGGGGTAGAGCGTGTGGAGTTATGTGGTGGGGGTGGAAAcgtctttctctgcctctggagcCCCCCTCCTTAGCTCACTCGGGAATCTGGTCTTCAGGCAGCCTTGTCTCACAACGGGCAACATAAAACAGTCCACTTTGGCcccatttccattttccagtCACACACGCAGACCTTCCCCTCACGGCACCATCTGTGGTGCTTCCCAGGCCCACAGGTGTGCTGAGGGCCGTCTGTGGACGTTAGGGACTTTGGGGTGGTGGGCCTTCTTGGCACGTGGCCCTCAGGCGAGGCCCTTGTTCTGCCTTCCGAGCTGTTCGGGCTCACAGGAGCTTAGATCCGACAGAGGGCCACCCTGAATGCTTTAAATAGCGCGCTGGTGGGACCCACGTGTCTGAACGGCTGTCTTTTACACTGATGCGTCTTTACGAACTGGAACTGGGTGAGTGTCTTCTTGGTGCTGCCACACTTTGGAGACAGAGTGTGGGGCCGTCGCGCCCTGTCTGAGCAAGTCACAACGCTCCGAAGCGCACCTTAACCGTCCCTCAGCCGATGCAGTGCCCGCAGCCCCTGCTTGGGGCTGctccagatggcttctctggccTGGGTCCCCAGAGGCTCCGGCTCGCCTGGGGTCGACGTCTCTTTACCATCTTCACCGTTTGCCTGACGactgtctgtttttcttttaggcAGCTAATGGCTCAAGAACCGCTGGAGAAGCTGGGGTTCGGAGATCTCATAGATGGGAAGTCAAAGACCAAAACCCAGTCTTGATGGGAGGAAGGCCGCCGGCTGTGTCGGGGGTCGTCAGGGACGGAGTGTGCTGCATGGACCTGTCACCCTGACTGTGTACTTCCTGAGGAGTGTGAGTTAGAAAGGGGCTCTTGGAATGTCCTTGAAACAGTCAGATGATGTCAGAGTAGGCATCCTCTCTGTGGTGCACCCGTAGCCAGGATGCGGCTTGTCTCTGGAAGCTTCCCAGATTATTCTGAACAGTTACTGTTCTTTTTAGATTCTCATTTTCCCCAGGGGTGTAAGGCTTCATCTTGAAATCCAAGTATGTGACAGTGTCCCCAGGGAGGCCCGTGACAGACAGGAGGCCAGCGTGTTGAGCACCGACTGGGTCAGTGAGCGGCACCTCGGCCCTCCTGTGAGGTGATGAGTTTCCATGATGAGACTCTGCGCGTCTTTTCAGGGCTGACGTGCTGAACGCTCACGAACCTCTGTTGTGTAGACGGACACTGTCAGAAAACCATTCCCCAACAGAGTGGTTTCCTTTTGTATTTGTAAACATATATGCtagcttatttccttttttttttttttaacaaaataagtatACAAACTAGGAAGTGAGTAATAGAAGTCGCCTGGCTTTGGACGTATTTGACGTCTTGATCTTTTCTTCATAATGCCCGAATCCCGCGTATCTTTCTGATCAAGGGGTTGTTTTCTGATTTGTATCAGACTATATTTATAAAACTAGATGTTTGATTTGAATAACTCCTTCATTGTAACTCTGGAAAATAGAATGTCAGTACATTTGCGGTGTGGCTTACATGGTCGTCTTCCCGTTTCTTTACTCTAAGAACGCCCACACCTGCCTCTGGGTCCCCGAGCGTGTGCTGGAGGATGTCCTGTAGCATCACGGTTCCATCCACCGGTGCTGAGAGCAGTCGTTCTCGGCCGGGCTGTTTCCAGAATTGACTGCAGGTCATTTAAACCTCACAGGTGTCCAAACCCTCAGCCAGGGTTTCTGGGGTGATTGGGAGTGTGGCCAGGGTTCAGAACCATGGGCAGAAGgctctgggcctgtttcccctCGGACCTGCCCCCGTCGGTTGCTTTCCCCAGCTCCCGGTCAGCTGGCTTTCGTCCTGGTGTGGCCAGTGGCGGATGGTGTTGGCAGAATCCAGGGTGTGTCCCTTCTGGGCTCTGAGTCTTCTCCAGGCTTTCGAAGGTGGGGGCAGCCGGCCTAGATTCCCACCTGGGCTCCAGGAAGTCACCGCCCTCTGCTCCTCGGCCGTGGGTGGCAGAGGCGTCTCGCCCGCATCTGTCCTCTGCAGTAACGTCCCTCTCTTTTCAGTCCGCGGTGGTGCGTGTCTCCTGGTCGGGCCCTGCCTGTATCACGTCCCTCCCACGGCTGGTTCCATCTCGCTCAGCGCCCTTTACCATGTTCACGGTTTAGCTCCAACTCCTGCCATCTGCAGCTTGTCGCTGCTCATTATGTGATCTCTGTCTTGCGCTTCTAGTTGTGCTGCAGGTTTTTTTGCATATTATTGCCTAGTTTATGAaaagtgttgattttttttttaagattttattttttcatttttctccccaaagttccccagtacctagttgtatattcttagttgtgtgtccttctagttgtggcatgtgggacgctgcctcactgtggcctgatgagcggtgccatgtccacacccaggattcgaaccggtggaaccctgggccgcctcagcagatcgcttgaacttaaccattcggccacggggccggccccaaaagtcTTGATTTTTATTGCCAACTGAGCCATCAAACTATTTTGTGCTTTCTAACAGTACAGAAGGACGCATGCACAAGGTTATACGTTGCGGCCCTTTTTGTAATTACAGAGCATTGAAGTGGCCCCAATGCCCGTGCATGCGAGTCCTCGCATCTCCCGTGTCTCCTCACAGCGGGCGCTGCAGCCGCagcagggaagtggggagaagggtggggaCCCACACTGGCCAAACCCACACGGAGCAACTTCACACAGGAACATGCTGTGAGCTGAGGACAGCAGAGTCCCAGAGGGTATCTAGTGtgttaaagagaaagagagccaaGAAGCCATACAGATAGCTGCATATCCGTACAAAAGGGAAATTCAGGAAGGACAAACCACAAACTTCTCGAACAGTCAGGAGCGGGTGGGCAGGCTCACGAGCGCCACCTCTCTGTACCTTTTACTCTCGTTCTGACTCTGGACCACACTCGTGTTCTGCATGCTCAAAACACAAGCTGAGATGTGGGGGGACCCACAACGGAGCACCAACGGTACCAACAGCCCAAGCCCAACCGATTACAAAGGCCAGCTCTGACCAGCCTGAAGGGGCGGGGGGACGACTCGCCgaagtaactttggaaaacagcattTTGACCAAAGctagagacaaagagacagaatTCTGTGCTCTAGTTAGTGAATTTGTTTTTCACACGGACGACAATTCTGAAACTATGCATATTCTAAGATTGAAAAATTAGATGTTGTGGGTAATGGGAGCCGGGTGTGTGGAACTCCTGGTGTTCTAACGTATAAAGGCAGCCAGATGTGGAAACAGAtgcaggggtgtgtgtgagtgtgtgcatgcatgagtGTGCGCGTCTCCATACAAGTGTTCCCCAGCTCCGTGCACCCAGGGTCCTGGAAGCAGCAGCACCCTGAACAGGATGCACGCCCAGCGCCGGATCTTGGATTGTAAGACCGCTCTCTGCCGAAGGAACCAGGGCCCCTCGAAGGGATGGCTGACTCCAGGCCGGGGCTGGGAGAGCCCAAGGTGAGCCTCGACCGTCTTGTGTCGGAAAGTAAGGCACTGCTGCAgagcagtggggcttgtcagaaGGACACAGGCGGCCGCGTGAAGGAGACCCAGTGGCCACATCAGGGACACTGGGCAAGAAAATGAAGACCATGACAGGGTCTAGCCCTCAGAAGGCATTTCCACCCAGGAGCCCCTGCCGGTAGAATGAATAGTGGAATTCATATCAGTCGGGGAGGGGCAGCTCCTGACGCTGACTAAGGCAGCAGGAATGGCGGGAGGAGAGTCCCCGCTGGCACCTTCCTGGGTGATAATGCCTGCAGACAAGGCCAGCAGCCGGTCCTGGAGTCAGTGGGCAGAGTGGGATGGGGAACGGGGTTTGCCTGCCCTGGAGGACCTCCCCATCAGGCCCTTGGTGATGTCACAGGGAACAGCGGGGACCTCACAGTGTGGGCCCCTGGACCGAGCGGTCACCACAGCTCGGGCCCCGATCCCCTGCCCTAGGCAGGCgcagcatcacttctgtggtttTCATGCCAGAAATGCCTAACCTCAATCTAATGagaaaacaccagacaaacccaaactgagggacattctacggAATGAAGACCAGCACTCTTCAAAGTGTCAGGGTGCTAAAGACAAACTGTCTGAattgctgcccccaccccaggggtcCAAGGAGACGTGAGGCTAATCGCTCAGGTCCTGGGCCGGGAAGGGCGGTGGGGGCCAGTCGGCGAGACATGAAGATCTCGGAGAGCTCCCGGGATGTTTGATTCTTGTTCTGTCattatgtaagatgttatttGGGGAAGCTGGGCTTACGAACTCTGTCCTATTTTtggaagtctgaaattatttcaaaacaaaacgttaaaatattttgtactaAACTCTTTGTAGTTGAACTTTCTATATACACAATTGAGTGAATTCTTTTCTGGAAATAACTTTCAGTGAATTTCAAAAAGGGTATCGCAGACATAAGTGGTTTCAGCAAgtcaggagaggaagcagagagaggagctgACTTCTTCACGAAGGAACCTGTGGTTTTCTAGATGTGCGTGCTGAAAATGCAGTGCTTAGCGATGCAGACGTCCTGTCTGTCCTGCCAGGCTCCCAGGAGGTATTTTTGGTAGTGCGTCATTTGTCACGTAAAGCACGCGTTTTGTCTCATCGTCAGGATGAGCCAACGGACGGCGTTATGAAAGGCACCGAAAGCCACTTTCCAGAATGGTTCCCCAGTGCTCCCCTTAGGTGGGAGATAGGTCGGAGAGGTCAGAGGCAGCAAGGGTCTGGCCTGGGGCCCCTGCCGCCTGCCCAGGAAGATGAGCCCCACCTTGGTCTGGCCCACGCGCGCCCCTGGGAGGGGGTGCAGGATGTCCCCAGGGCCTCCGCACGAGTCACATCAGGGGAAGCTTGAGGCTCAGGGCTGTGTCCTCCCCTGTCCCCCGTGCGTCCCTGCACTCTGCCAGCCCTGGCCCTCCCAGCCTTCAGGCGCAAGTCCTGTTAGTTTCCTGCTGCAGCGCTGACAAGTGACCACAAGCtcctggcttaaacaacacaaatttatattCCTGTTCTgaggtcagctggggctgcagggctGCACTTCCCCCAGGGGCTCCGCGGagtccttccctgcctcttccagcttctggcggtGCCTGCTCTCCTTGGCCCGTggcccctcctccatcctcagagCATCTGCTCCCCGACTGCTTTCGTCCTGTCCTCACGccaccttctctgactctgacccccccccccccttctagGGACCCTCTCGATGACATTCCCCCCGACAATCCGGGATCCTCTCCCATCTTGAGGTCCCTGATGTAACCTCCTCTGCAGTCAGGCTCACAGGCTCTGGGCACGGGCACGGGCACATGGACATCTCTGGGCCATTGCTCTGCCCACCACACCTCCCTGGCCCGTGAAGAGCTCTAGCAGTGGTGTGGAAGGGACATGTGGGGGACACCCTCGGGTCCCTGAGCAGCTGGCTGGCAAGGAGCTCAGCAAATGTCCATGCCCAGAGAAGGCTGGGTCCTGCCCTAGAGGACATGTGCCCCGGCAGCTGTGGGGTCTGTCTCCATTTTCCGCAGCAACTGGTCATGGCTTGGGTTTTCCCAGGGCTGAGTTCAAACCCCACgttgctctgtgatcttgggtgCTGACTTTGTGCTGCGCCTTGCTGGCCAACAACGAGAGTGGGTGTGCACTTGATAAACAGGGTCAGAGGGTCAGGACCAGCCATTGCCTGAGTGGCCTGGCCCTTCTCCCTGGAGCGCTGGTCCATCTAGATGTTTCCTAGTCTTACGTAGACAGGGAGGTGCTCGGAATCCTGTACAGCAGGTGCTCACGACGCCTGACCAGGTGACGGATTGTTGGCGCTACGTGGCTGTCCTCTTCgtattttcctttatgattatGTTTTGTGACAAGCGtgtgttatttttatagaaacaataaaatcatTAGTTTAAGAAAACCCACTGCGTTTAGAGTAATTTTATATCATCTATGAGTTGCATGCCTGTGGCTGTAATTGTATATTGTCCATAAATAGAGCCCAGTGTATCTTTCCTGGTGAAACTGCTGGCGTGCGTGTTGGAACGTGACACAGCCCTGCTGGCGTCCGCAGAGCACATGGGCCTGGCGAGGGGCAGCCTGATGTCCCTGCAGTCGTCGGGATTGGCCCTTTGAGGGAGGGGCCGTGTTGTCTGCCCCTGTGTCCCCGCAGGAAGCCGGCCCTCGGCGCCCCCGCACGCGGGCTGCTTTCTGTCCACGGGGCCCGCTTTGTGCTGGTCTTCACTGGCAGGGAAAGAGGGCCTGTCTGTGGTGCGGGGTCCCCTTGTGAGATCAGACACTTATGGATGAGAAGGCAGGGGTTTTATTGTGGCCAGAGACGCTCGAGTGGCTCTGTCGGAGCCTTGTGATAAATCGAGGGCTCTCCATCCTCCTCTGGAGGGACATGGTTGGGTTTCCCGGTGGCTTGCATCCCGTGCTGCCAGGCTGCCAGGCGCCTTAGATTTGGCTCTCCCACTGGTGGCCTGGAGGACGTTATCCGTCAGCTTACTTCCATTAGGGGACACACACCACGTGGCTGTGCCCACCCTGTGCTACGGGATGTTCCGACCCCGCTGTCATGTGGCGGCTGCTGTGCTCCCGGGAAGGTGGGAGTCTGGGTAGCATCGGCCCTGTGTGCGGTGCTGGTTGAACTGCTCCTCCGCGGCCCGTGTGGGCAGGGAGGACCCAGAATGCTCAAGGTCAGGCAGAGCAGGCCCCTCCCGGTGCTGGACTTGGGGGGTCAGCATGGTACAGGGCCCCTGCAGACCTGCCGGTGGTCCAGCTCCTGTCTGTGGCCGCTGGAAAGTCCTGAGAATTCCGTACCACAGCACAGGCCTCAGGCCTCTTGTCCCCTTGCCTTTGGAGGGCCCTCCAGCCTCTGTGCCCTGGTTAGCTCTTTTGTCACCTCTGGCAGGGCTGTCTTTCTGGAACGGCGCTCCCCTCTGGGTGTGCTTCACCACCTCTGGCTTCTGCAAAGTCAGGCCTggtccacccctccctcccctggccacAGGGGAGCCCCCGCCTTGTCGAGCAGAGGAGGGGCAGTTCTGGTTCTGTGCAGGCCCCGACAGTGTGGGCGTGGGCAGCTCGGAGATAACAGTAGCCCGAGGAGGCCTCCAGGTCCTGTGACAGGAGAGAGCTGGCCCCAGGAGCCACCCTGAGGCTGGGCCGTGGGTGGGAGGGAAACCTCCAAGCCTGGCTGCGGGTGACCTCCTGGGCGGCTCGGAGCTCAGGCTGAGCAGTCAGGCTTGACCCCGTGCAGTGGCAGCTGGTCATCAGAGTAGCCGTTCTGAgacccatgtctgaccaggcggGAGAGGGCCCTCTGCTCCCAGAGGGAGTGGAGCGAGCGTCCGGGGGTGTGTTCTCTGGAAtcaccctgcccctgccctaTGCACAGCGAGCTGCCCCCGGCCAGGAGCCCCTCCAGCATGTCACCTGGGCTTCCAGTCCCCGgcacaggctgggggtggggatttGGGGCAGGGGAGCTGTCCCCTGGCAGAGGGACTGCACAGGCCAGCTGCTTCTCAGGAGCACTGCTGTCGTCTCTGGCACACGTGCTTGCACACTCGGGCTCGCTCCACGCACAGTTCACTGGGCCCGCGGGTGCCGTGTTCTCTGGTGCACCCGCGTTACTCACCCTCTTCCCCCTGCCcgagcccctccctcctcctcctgggggaCGCCCCTAGTCCCTCCAGGCCAGGCCTCAGTGTCTGCCCGCTGTCGCTGGGAGAGGTTCTCAGCTCCAGGGAGGGGCTGTAGTCGGCCTCACTGACACAGGTGGAGGGCCAGAGTAGGCTGTGCTGGAGGCGCCCAGTAATATCTGTGGAACTCATTGCTGTCGTCCAGCACTGTGGACGCAGCCGGGAGACAATCAGACAGCAGACTGAGTGTGCCCACAACTGCCCGGAAACCAGCGTCCAGTCAGCCCCTGGTCAGCCTGGAGCCTCCTCACTCGTCTCCTTTCTCCCTGCAAGTGGGAGGTGGCAGACGGAACCCTAGTTACTGCTGCCGAGCCCTGGAGAGGGACCGTGGGGATCACGGGCCAGGGAGTGCCCCGTTCCCAGTCTCATCCTGGCGCTCTCGAGGTTTGGGTGAGCATCTGTCTCAGAAGCACAGGTCGGCCCTGGCCCCTCCATCGTGGTGGTGGCCCCGGGAGACTCCGCCCTGCTGGGAGCCGCTGCGGAGATGGTAGACTGACTGTACAAAGGCTTCGTCCGCGGCCCGCCCCTCAAACCCTCAGGAGCTTTCCTTGCATCCTGCCTTGGCCTGCCTCCCATGTGGCTCCTGCTCTGGACAGCCGGCTGTGACCTCTCCAGGCCCCACGCGTTGGGGGTTCCAGGTAGAGCTATAGTAATGGGGCTGCAGCAGCTGGGGCGGGATACCGCCTCTCTTCCAATCCAGGGACGCCTCCACATGGCTCCTTGAGGGGacctgcttgggcttcctcactgCACAGCAGTCTCAGGGCTCCAGCAAGAGGGTGCAGCCAGCAGCGTCAGAGGAGGATGTCACTAACTGTCCCAGGTTCCGGGGAGGGACATAGACCCACCCTCTGCAAGGGGAAGAGTGTGCCAACTGTGTCACAGGTCTTGAACCCCAACATGATCTGGGGAGCGTTCCCTGGACGGGGGCTGAGGGCCAGTCCTGGCTCTGGGGCGGGAGATACTCAGCCAAACCTGAGAGAAAGCCCAGAGGCCAGAGGAGACTCAGGAACAAcaggcccccccgcccccccccccgtacCACGTCCCCATTGCCTGCAGCACTCTCCAGGGCTCAGCAATAAACCCGCAACTTCCAGTAGCTTCCGGGGGCCTCCGTTAGCCAGGGTTCTGCTTGCCACCTTCCACATTTGGATTTACAAACCCAGCTGCGGATGGGACTCTGAGCCACGTGGGGCCTTCCCGTGTTTCTGACCGCGCTTTCTGGATGCGAGGGGAAACGGTGCATTTGGGCCCCGGGGACGGAGCGCAGCCTGGCGATGGAAGCTTTGGGCTGTAGAGTGCAGGCCCCGGGGCGGCTCCCGAGGGGCCAGCAGTGTTGGAAGGACAAGGGTCTGGATGGGTGtcgggggctgggctggggacacTCCCAGGGCGGGGTCTCTCCTCCAGGCGTCTGTGGTGCCCGGGGTGGATCCTTCTGGAGATGCCAGGCTGGGGTAGCACTTTGGGGAACAGACTGGGCCACTGAATTGCAAAAGCCCCATGATGGATTGGTGCGGGCCACCCACTCAGGAAACccactctcctttcccttcttccctctgacCCGGGAACAGCGGCGCCTTGGGGACAGAATGTGGTGGTGCGGCGGCCCCTGCCGGACAGTGGCGGCACTGCAGTGCCTGAAGAGGGTTGCCTGGAAGGCACAGTGTGTATGCACTGGGCCCCACACTCTGAGAACTAGAGACAGGACCAGGGCTGTGCGCCCTCAGACCCCAGATCCTCCTGACATGACGCTgggtgggggccgggggctcGGAGAGCAGGCCAAGCTGGGGCCCATCCACACCGTGCCCGCTGCCCCGTGCCAGCACCTCTGTCATGTCAGAGCAGCTTGGAGCAGCTCACTGGGCACCACAGCAGGCA
This region of Equus quagga isolate Etosha38 chromosome 7, UCLA_HA_Equagga_1.0, whole genome shotgun sequence genomic DNA includes:
- the LOC124242821 gene encoding cytochrome c oxidase assembly protein COX19; this translates as MSTAMNFGSKSFQPRPPDKGSFPLDHFGECKSFKEKFMKCLRDRNFENALCRNESKEYLECRMERQLMAQEPLEKLGFGDLIDGKSKTKTQS